TATGGACCGCCTCACGGAGGATGGCATTTTGGCTCTGCATATTTCCAACAAGTATGTGGCTCTGGAGCCGGTCGTCGCAGCCATTGCTCAGGACTTGGGTCTGGAAGCCCGTATCTGGAACGATTCCTCGGAACGCCACATCGGCAAGACAGCTTCGAGCTGGGTGGTGCTAGCCCGCAACCGCCAAACGCTCGGTACCCTCGCCTTACCGCCAGAGGAACAACAGAAGTACGGAACCGATTTCCGGCCCCTCCATTCTCTGAAAAACATGGAAGCCTGGACGGATGATTATGCCGATGTGTTGCGGGTCATGATGTTAGACGAAGTGCGGCGCCTGCGGAAATTGTTCGGCTTGCCAACTTACCGGGATGAGGACTGATCTCCTTAGAAACTCCCGCGTATTGACGGATTCCACGCTGACTCCATGTGCCAGGCAGGAGGCTCAAGGGCGATACTCCACTCCGCAGGGTAACCATGAGGCGCAGAGGCTGGTTCACAATGGGGGTGGTGGGCGTATCCGCTCGTGCCGCCGTGCAATCGCTCGCCAGAGCCGGTTGTTCTGCTTGGGCTGTGGACCTATTTGCTGACGTGGATTTGCAGCGCTGGGCTAAAGTGCAAAGGTGCTTGCCTCAGGCTTATCCCCATGCCCTGTCCCAACTGGCTGCCCAATTTCCCGCCTCGCCCTTCCTTTACACCGGGGGTCTGGAAAATTACCCGGAAGTGATTGCGAATCTGATGGCGATTCATGAGCTGTGGGGGAATTGCCCGGAAACGGTGCGTGCTGTACGCGATCCCTGGCAACTGGCCCAATGCTTTCCGGAAGTGATTCCACCAGTGATTGCGCGACACCAAGCGTGCCCCGCCACGGGACAATGGCTATGCAAACCGCTACGTTCCGGTGGAGGGATAGGCATACGCTTCGCTCGCCCCGGAGAATGCCCCGATAATCATCACTATTTGCAGCAATACCAAACCGGCCTGCCTGCCTCAGCCATCTGCTTGGATGATCGTTGCTTAGGCGTCACCCAGCAACTTCTCGGCCAGTCCTGGTTGCATGCCCGAAGCTTTTGCTGGTGCGGGAATGTAGGCCCCTGGATCGACGATTCGGAGGTGCTTTCTCTTTGCCAGCACTGGTGCCAGAGGTTCCAGCAGAACTACGGCTTGCAAGGGATTTGGGGCTTCGACTTCATTCGCCATCGGGGCGGGATCAGTGTAGTCGAGATTAATCCCCGCTATCCCGCTTCGGTGGAGGTGCTGGAGCATGCGTATGCAAAGGCCGTCCTGCTGGGGGAAGTATCACCCGACATTTCACCCCGCTGGTTCGTGGCCAAGGCCATTTATTACGCTCCCCATGATTTGTGTTTCCCGGACGGTGGTCCTTGGCTTGTCGATGTGCAAGCTGTTTTGGACCCGTGGCGCTGGCCAACTTACGCCGACATTCCCCCGCCCGGCACTTTTATTCCTAAGAATCGGCCTGTACTGACTCTCTTGGCACGAGGTCACACTCTGACCAGTTGCATCGCGCACCTGCAACGACTGGCGGCCCAGCTTGATCACCTTTTTGCCGAGGCGTCGGAGGCTGCTGTTTCTGCGCCAGGGTCTCCCCCAACAGACCAGTTTGTCACAGACATGACAATGTGCCAGCCGGCCAATCAAAGTCTAGGCGACGATACATCCTTGAGGGAAGAAACCAAGGAGGAGCGATAATCTCCCCGTTGTCTCGACGACCTCTTGGGAGGAGAATTCATGACCCTGAACGAGATGGCTCAGCGCGTGGCGGAAGAACTGGTGCGGGATCCTGGACGTTATCGCGTGGCGGTTACGCGTGTGGCTGGTGCTCATGTCATTGATTGTGGCGGGGCGGTGGATGGGAGCTTGGCCGCTGGCATTCTGATGGCTCGGACGTGTCTGGCCGATTTGGGGCAAGTCAGCCTGGTCCCTTATCCCCTCGGCAATGTCGGGGGGCTAGCGGTGCAAGTGGTGACGGACGAACCGGTGCGAGCCTGTCTGGCCTCCCAGTACGCCGGATGGCGCCTTCAGGTCGGCGAGTATTTTGCGATGGCATCCGGCCCCATGCGGGCCTTGGCGGCGCGTGAGGAGCTGTTCCAGCACATTCCCGGCCAGGAGCGAGCACCGGTCGCTGTCGGAGTGCTCGAAACCCACCAGCATCCCACTCCCGAAGTGATTGCTGCCATCGTGGCCAAACTGCCCGAGGATACGGAACATCTGACCTTGCTAGTGGCTCCAACGACAAGTCTCGCCGGCACGTTGCAGGTCGTGGCACGCTCGGTCGAAACGGCCTTGCACAAACTGCATGAGCTGCATTTCGATGTGCGGCAAGTGGTCAGTGGGTGGGGTTTGGCTCCCTTGCCTCCTGTGGCCCGCAATACCATCGAAGCGATCGGACGCACGAACGACGCCATCCTGTACGGAGCGGAAGTGATCCTCTGGGTCCACTGCGATGACGACCTGCTCACCAGCATCGGCCCCCAGGTTCCCGCCTGTGCCTCGCGAGATTATGGCTCACCGTTTGCCGAGTTGTTCCGCCGATACAATGGAGACTTCTATCAGATCGATCCCCTGCTCTTTGCACCCGCAGTCGTGGAATTCCGAAATTTACGGACAGGCCGTTGCCACCGATATGGCCAGCTCTCTCCCGACTTGCTGATCCGATCGTTCGGACGGAGCTAAGGTAAAGCCAGAATCGAGGAAGCCCGATGCGTGTCGCCATATTATCCGGAGGTCGCGGCTGGCATGTCCAAGATTTGCTTCGCGCGGCAGAAGGGTTACGCTTGCAAGCCGATGTGCTGGACTTTCGCCATCTGAGTGCGGGAACGGGCCAGGGTTGGAATCCAGGGGGTGGACCGCTGGCGGGGTATCAGGCTGCTTTGGTCCGCACGATACCCGCCGGATCGCTGGAACAAATCATTTTTCGCATGGATTGTCTCCATGCGGCAGTCCTCCGAGGTCTCACCATTGTGAATGCGCCGAAAGCGGTGGAAGTCTGCGTGGACAAGTATCTGACCTCGGTCCGGTTGAGTCAGGCCGGTTTACCGACACCGCTGACTTTCGTTGCCCAGAGAACCGAGGAAGCCATGCAAGGCTTCGATGTCCTCGGAGGTGATGTCGTCGTCAAACCATTGTTTGGAGCTGAGGGTCGCGGCTTGCAACGAATCTCTGATCCCGAACTCGCTTGGCGGACCTTCCGCGTCCTGGAAACCAGCGGACAAGTGATCTATTTGCAACAGTACCTCCCTCATCAGGGGTATGATGTCCGCGCCTTTGTGCTGGGGAACAAGGTATTGGCCGCCATGCAGCGGCATGCCCGTGCAGGCGACTGGCGGACCAACGTCGCCCAAGGAGGGATAGCCGTGGCTCGCCCGGTGTGTGGTACGATCGCCGATTTGGCCCGCCGGGCAGCTCAGGCCGTAGATTGCCTCATCGCTGGCGTCGATCTACTCCAGGACCGCCAGGATCGCTGGTGGGTGCTCGAAGTCAATGCTGTCCCAGGGTGGAAAGCCCTGGCTGCGACATGCCAAATCGATGTTGCCCAGGAAATCTGGCGCTATGTTACCCGATTGGCTCGAAGTGTGAGAGAGGTGTAGGCACCGTAGTCTCTCAATCAGCGGGAGGTGTAGGTGGCTGGATAGGATCAAGAAGCCCTCAGACACGGAGACAGAAGGAGGAAATGTCAAGGAGACCGGCGATGCAACTGTTTACGAGGCTGGATCACACACCGCTTATTGCTGCTGCGGAGGCATCCTCCGTGGCCCTGCATGTGCAGACGGCTTGCATTTGGGAAGTTCTTTCCCGAAAGCTCGGTAATGTCCACCGTTACCAGGATTTCGCCGATACGACACTGGCCGATTTTCTCTTGAGTGCCGCCGCTTGTGCCGGACCGCTGAGTCAGTCGACCCTCCCATTGGGCCAGCGAATCTATCAAGCGGTGGCCGCAACGCGGAGGATTGTCAGGGTGAATACTAACCTCGGCATCATCCTTCTATTAGCCCCCCTGACAGGACTGGATTACTCGTCGCGGTGGGAAAACGAGTTGGGAAAAGTTCTCCAAGCCGCAGACCTGGCCGATGCGCGGGATGTCTATGCCGCGATTCGCTTGGCTCAACCGTCGGGCTTGGGTCAAGTCCCCCGTGAAGACGTGCGGGGAGAACCTACGTTGCGCTTGCAACAGGTCATGGCCTTGGCAGCAGATTACGATCTTATCGCCCGTCAATACGTCACAGATTATGCTGACGTGCGGCAGTTTGGACTGCCCGTGTTGATCGAGGCTTGGGAACGCTGGGGCTGTGTCGAAGCGGCTGTTCTCGAATGCCAACTTCATTGGCTTGCCCAATACGGCGACTCAGCAATCGCCCGAAAAAATGGTCCGGCAGCGGCGCAGTGGGTACAACAGCAAGCCCAAGAGGTGCTAAACTTGGGGGGGTTGAGCAGTGCCGCGGGGCGGCGCGCTGCCGCCCAACTGGATCGTCGTCTGCGGCTGCCA
This Thermogemmata fonticola DNA region includes the following protein-coding sequences:
- the mch gene encoding methenyltetrahydromethanopterin cyclohydrolase, with the translated sequence MTLNEMAQRVAEELVRDPGRYRVAVTRVAGAHVIDCGGAVDGSLAAGILMARTCLADLGQVSLVPYPLGNVGGLAVQVVTDEPVRACLASQYAGWRLQVGEYFAMASGPMRALAAREELFQHIPGQERAPVAVGVLETHQHPTPEVIAAIVAKLPEDTEHLTLLVAPTTSLAGTLQVVARSVETALHKLHELHFDVRQVVSGWGLAPLPPVARNTIEAIGRTNDAILYGAEVILWVHCDDDLLTSIGPQVPACASRDYGSPFAELFRRYNGDFYQIDPLLFAPAVVEFRNLRTGRCHRYGQLSPDLLIRSFGRS
- a CDS encoding ATP-grasp domain-containing protein, with product MRRRGWFTMGVVGVSARAAVQSLARAGCSAWAVDLFADVDLQRWAKVQRCLPQAYPHALSQLAAQFPASPFLYTGGLENYPEVIANLMAIHELWGNCPETVRAVRDPWQLAQCFPEVIPPVIARHQACPATGQWLCKPLRSGGGIGIRFARPGECPDNHHYLQQYQTGLPASAICLDDRCLGVTQQLLGQSWLHARSFCWCGNVGPWIDDSEVLSLCQHWCQRFQQNYGLQGIWGFDFIRHRGGISVVEINPRYPASVEVLEHAYAKAVLLGEVSPDISPRWFVAKAIYYAPHDLCFPDGGPWLVDVQAVLDPWRWPTYADIPPPGTFIPKNRPVLTLLARGHTLTSCIAHLQRLAAQLDHLFAEASEAAVSAPGSPPTDQFVTDMTMCQPANQSLGDDTSLREETKEER
- a CDS encoding ATP-grasp domain-containing protein, translating into MRVAILSGGRGWHVQDLLRAAEGLRLQADVLDFRHLSAGTGQGWNPGGGPLAGYQAALVRTIPAGSLEQIIFRMDCLHAAVLRGLTIVNAPKAVEVCVDKYLTSVRLSQAGLPTPLTFVAQRTEEAMQGFDVLGGDVVVKPLFGAEGRGLQRISDPELAWRTFRVLETSGQVIYLQQYLPHQGYDVRAFVLGNKVLAAMQRHARAGDWRTNVAQGGIAVARPVCGTIADLARRAAQAVDCLIAGVDLLQDRQDRWWVLEVNAVPGWKALAATCQIDVAQEIWRYVTRLARSVREV
- a CDS encoding triphosphoribosyl-dephospho-CoA synthase produces the protein MQLFTRLDHTPLIAAAEASSVALHVQTACIWEVLSRKLGNVHRYQDFADTTLADFLLSAAACAGPLSQSTLPLGQRIYQAVAATRRIVRVNTNLGIILLLAPLTGLDYSSRWENELGKVLQAADLADARDVYAAIRLAQPSGLGQVPREDVRGEPTLRLQQVMALAADYDLIARQYVTDYADVRQFGLPVLIEAWERWGCVEAAVLECQLHWLAQYGDSAIARKNGPAAAQWVQQQAQEVLNLGGLSSAAGRRAAAQLDRRLRLPDNRFNPGTTADLITACLFVALRTQVLRPDSPFVWAQSLGVELASL